In Acidianus brierleyi, one genomic interval encodes:
- a CDS encoding PD-(D/E)XK nuclease family protein, which yields MMAEEEIKKVLMQNPSILIDVLTAKPEIIYEALARLTPWQNLPTKDDIRRIEDKMVTKDEAKNFATKDDLKVLEAKMVTKDEAKNFATKDDLKVLEAKMVTKDEAKNFATKDDLKVLEAKMVTKDEAKNFATKDDLNKAIRKIETTITALGARWGLLNENTFRIGINDILKDLGWKVSEEVLYDKTGYIYGEPSDVEIDVTVRDGQTIIIEITSAIKRGDLPIILRKREFYEKEKKIKVDRVIVITPFIHDKYPDRVKAMAKDMGIEILYPE from the coding sequence ATTATGGCAGAGGAAGAGATAAAGAAAGTCCTAATGCAAAATCCATCGATACTAATAGATGTATTGACTGCAAAACCAGAAATCATTTATGAAGCACTAGCAAGGTTAACTCCTTGGCAAAATTTACCTACCAAGGATGATATAAGGAGAATTGAGGACAAGATGGTTACTAAGGACGAAGCAAAAAACTTCGCAACAAAAGATGACCTAAAGGTACTAGAAGCTAAGATGGTTACTAAGGACGAAGCAAAAAACTTCGCAACAAAAGATGACCTAAAGGTACTAGAAGCTAAGATGGTTACTAAGGACGAAGCAAAAAACTTCGCAACAAAAGATGACCTAAAGGTACTAGAAGCTAAGATGGTTACTAAGGACGAAGCAAAAAACTTCGCAACAAAAGATGACCTCAATAAGGCAATTAGAAAAATTGAAACTACTATAACGGCACTAGGTGCTAGATGGGGACTTTTAAACGAAAATACCTTCAGAATAGGTATTAACGACATTCTTAAGGATTTAGGTTGGAAAGTCTCAGAAGAAGTCTTGTATGATAAAACGGGATACATCTATGGAGAACCGTCTGATGTAGAAATTGATGTTACAGTAAGAGACGGTCAAACGATTATTATTGAAATAACTTCTGCAATAAAAAGAGGCGATTTACCTATAATATTGAGGAAAAGGGAATTTTATGAGAAAGAAAAGAAAATAAAAGTTGATAGAGTTATTGTCATAACTCCATTCATTCATGATAAGTATCCAGATAGAGTAAAGGCTATGGCAAAGGACATGGGAATTGAAATCTTATATCCAGAATAA
- a CDS encoding MBL fold metallo-hydrolase: MKKISNLKIKILSDNFVSTVVPPLLGEWGFSALIEADDVKILYDVGNSGYPVLYNSEKMGIDLTKVDYVVLSHGHIDHTGGLGNSELVKKLEGKIVVAHPSIFEKKLMKWSNKLEYIGIPMSMDEMEKHFHLILTSKPLQITEGIVFSGEIKRYGFNEYTKGLYTARDFSLVDDHMIDDTALFLSTENGLVVLTGCGHSGILNILNYAKESLGENVYAALGGFHLLFSPRNEVENVSKELLKLEKIGPAHCSGNTIKSIIAEGKDKFLDAGVGQIITF; the protein is encoded by the coding sequence ATGAAGAAAATTTCTAACTTAAAAATCAAGATATTAAGCGATAATTTTGTTTCAACAGTTGTTCCTCCTCTACTTGGAGAATGGGGATTTTCTGCTCTAATTGAGGCAGATGATGTAAAAATACTTTACGATGTAGGTAATTCAGGATATCCTGTGCTATACAATTCCGAAAAAATGGGAATAGATTTAACAAAAGTAGATTACGTAGTGTTAAGCCATGGACATATAGATCACACCGGCGGATTAGGAAATTCGGAATTGGTTAAAAAACTTGAGGGAAAAATTGTAGTAGCTCATCCTTCAATATTTGAGAAGAAGTTGATGAAATGGTCTAATAAGTTAGAATACATTGGAATTCCAATGAGTATGGATGAGATGGAAAAACATTTCCATTTAATATTAACTTCTAAACCTCTACAAATAACTGAAGGAATAGTTTTTAGCGGTGAAATTAAGCGATATGGTTTTAATGAATATACTAAAGGTCTATATACGGCAAGAGATTTTTCTTTGGTTGATGATCACATGATTGACGATACTGCATTGTTTTTGAGCACTGAAAATGGATTGGTTGTATTAACTGGTTGTGGACATTCTGGAATTCTTAACATACTTAACTACGCTAAAGAATCTTTAGGTGAAAATGTGTATGCTGCGCTTGGTGGTTTTCATCTTCTATTTTCTCCTAGAAATGAAGTTGAGAATGTATCTAAAGAGTTACTTAAATTAGAGAAAATAGGCCCAGCCCATTGTAGTGGAAATACTATTAAAAGCATAATAGCTGAAGGAAAAGATAAGTTCCTTGACGCAGGAGTAGGCCAGATAATAACGTTTTAA
- a CDS encoding S53 family peptidase gives MKREIVYISIIVLILSMYAQYSTLAGSGYYYVQTNSPQYSILPDSIFVQSLPSNYTLPFAVLLNFTNYGSLMKYTYSIVGKSSQYISPSSFREKYYPSNSYINSLVKYLKTYGIKFTGNYGLILTFNGTVGEIEQAFHTYINIYYYPLRNIYWFGLVGITNVGPFYYFTNNVTPSLPYNVGKHVLGIVGIDSIDPHVYPAIQQTWKVKMNSTSDSSLVSKVLVTPTVIANYFNFTKLYNLGYLGHGETIGIEGVPESFVNSSDIYSFWNKFAIVPRTGGLQVIAFGTDTSSGQSGENELDAEWSGVFAPASQVDIVFSDGYVGGTALVNNLLNYYYELYYMINYINPNVISISVTIPESYLAAYYPAMLYMIHNIMIQAADEGISVLAASGDWGFESNHPPPNFIIGTYNTIWYPESDPFVTAVGGIFIRVNQNDTVISISGWDYSTGGLSVVFPGQEYELTSLIPLTPPTPRTYPDIAFISAGGYNIPEFGFGLPLIFQAQLFVWYGTSGASPMTAAMVALTGVRLGALNYELYHISYNGNILTSKGIIQGLPAWIPITTGANPTPAHYGWNFVTGPGSYNAYNMVYDLRIYYQNLL, from the coding sequence ATGAAACGTGAAATAGTATATATTTCAATAATAGTTCTGATCTTATCAATGTATGCACAGTATTCAACACTAGCAGGATCCGGATATTATTATGTACAGACTAATTCTCCTCAATACTCTATTCTACCAGATTCAATATTCGTACAAAGTTTACCTTCTAATTATACTTTACCATTTGCAGTCCTACTTAATTTCACTAATTATGGAAGTTTAATGAAATATACTTATTCCATTGTAGGTAAGTCATCACAATATATTTCTCCTAGTAGCTTTAGAGAAAAATATTATCCGTCTAATTCTTATATTAATTCATTAGTTAAGTATCTCAAGACTTATGGAATAAAGTTTACAGGAAATTATGGTTTAATCCTAACCTTTAATGGTACAGTAGGAGAAATAGAGCAAGCATTTCACACATACATTAATATTTACTATTATCCACTAAGGAATATTTATTGGTTCGGATTAGTTGGAATAACAAATGTAGGTCCTTTCTATTATTTTACAAATAATGTAACTCCGTCATTGCCTTATAATGTAGGAAAGCATGTCTTAGGTATTGTAGGAATAGACAGTATTGATCCACATGTATATCCAGCTATACAACAGACATGGAAAGTTAAGATGAATTCGACTTCAGATTCTTCTTTAGTATCTAAAGTTCTTGTAACGCCAACAGTAATAGCTAACTACTTTAATTTCACAAAACTATACAACCTAGGGTATCTTGGACATGGAGAAACAATAGGAATAGAAGGTGTTCCAGAGTCTTTCGTTAATTCCAGCGATATTTATTCCTTCTGGAATAAATTCGCAATAGTTCCCAGAACTGGAGGTCTTCAAGTTATTGCTTTCGGTACTGACACTTCTTCAGGTCAATCTGGTGAGAATGAACTAGATGCCGAATGGTCTGGGGTATTTGCTCCTGCATCTCAAGTTGATATAGTGTTTTCTGACGGTTATGTAGGAGGTACTGCCTTAGTTAACAATCTATTAAATTACTATTACGAACTTTACTACATGATAAACTATATTAATCCAAATGTAATATCAATATCAGTAACTATTCCAGAATCATACCTTGCAGCGTATTACCCAGCTATGCTTTATATGATTCATAACATAATGATTCAAGCAGCTGATGAAGGAATTTCGGTATTAGCGGCTTCAGGAGATTGGGGATTTGAAAGCAATCACCCTCCTCCTAATTTTATAATAGGAACATATAATACCATATGGTATCCAGAAAGTGATCCCTTCGTTACTGCCGTAGGAGGAATATTCATTAGAGTAAACCAAAACGATACAGTAATTTCGATAAGCGGTTGGGATTATAGTACTGGTGGACTAAGTGTAGTATTTCCTGGCCAAGAATATGAGTTAACATCGCTTATTCCTTTAACTCCGCCAACTCCCAGAACATATCCTGATATCGCATTTATATCTGCGGGCGGATATAATATTCCTGAATTCGGCTTCGGATTACCTCTTATATTCCAAGCACAACTATTCGTATGGTATGGAACTAGTGGAGCATCACCGATGACTGCTGCAATGGTAGCTTTAACCGGTGTTAGATTAGGAGCACTAAATTATGAGCTATATCACATATCTTATAATGGAAATATATTAACTTCTAAAGGAATTATACAAGGTCTTCCAGCATGGATTCCAATTACTACAGGAGCTAATCCTACGCCTGCTCACTATGGATGGAATTTTGTTACTGGTCCAGGAAGTTATAATGCCTACAATATGGTATATGATTTAAGAATATATTATCAAAACCTATTATAA
- a CDS encoding GYD domain-containing protein, producing MSLFIVLSRLTDEGAKTVWEKPERILEVNKELENYGAKVLYQYAMFGEYDFVNVVEVNDPEKFLKGLINLNSRGTVRTNTFLAMSVEDFIKTMKSK from the coding sequence ATGTCTCTATTTATAGTACTTTCAAGACTAACCGATGAAGGAGCAAAAACCGTCTGGGAAAAACCAGAGAGGATCTTAGAGGTTAATAAGGAGCTGGAGAATTACGGTGCAAAAGTACTTTATCAATATGCGATGTTTGGAGAGTACGATTTCGTAAACGTAGTAGAAGTTAATGATCCAGAAAAATTTCTAAAAGGATTAATAAATTTAAATAGCAGAGGAACTGTAAGGACAAATACGTTCTTAGCAATGAGCGTAGAAGATTTTATAAAGACAATGAAAAGCAAATAA
- the iorA gene encoding indolepyruvate ferredoxin oxidoreductase subunit alpha, with amino-acid sequence MSKRIVLGNEAIAFGALSSGVAVAAGYPGTPSSEIIETIMKYGDKVYAEWSSNEKVAFETAYGAAMMGARALATMKHVGVNVAADALMSSSYTGVEGSLVLVSADDPSMWSSQNEQDNRYYGMMALIPVIEPYDPQSAYDLIMSAFEFSSEVKHPVIFRSNTRINHVRSQVDMKDIKPPVMGRLSKNPSRYALVPENARRNRKEQLRRWEIIQKKVEELNSIEGDGKKLVIASGIAYAFVKEVVENSKVKILKLSTPFPIPKELTLKALEDSEEVLVVEELEPIVEMQVKDLMMSEGIMLKIHGKDLVDRTGELTLEKVNYAVGKFLGKEVDKIDDIAFDVVPRPPALCPGCPHRSSFIDLKKGLALAGIKDTFFSGDIGCYSLGVLPPFNEQDSLIEMGGSLGIANGVYRSTGVIPIAIIGDSTFFHTGLPGLANAVYNKTPMILLVLDNRSTAMTGQQPSPSKYIDIANVAKGMGIEYVKAFDPFDYNTSTRIIKETAEWVKKNLKPAVLISKRACALDALDKIEDRLPVAEVDMNKCTGCTICYDYFTCPAIIPLPNKKASIDLSQCIGCGACVPICPFKAISMKGDKPKGWDDAWLS; translated from the coding sequence ATGTCAAAAAGAATAGTTCTAGGAAATGAGGCAATAGCTTTTGGTGCATTATCTTCTGGAGTAGCAGTAGCTGCTGGATATCCTGGGACTCCTTCTTCAGAAATAATAGAGACTATAATGAAATATGGGGATAAAGTTTATGCAGAGTGGAGTTCCAACGAGAAAGTAGCTTTCGAAACAGCTTATGGAGCAGCAATGATGGGCGCAAGAGCTCTAGCTACAATGAAGCATGTAGGGGTTAACGTAGCAGCAGATGCGTTAATGAGTTCATCCTACACTGGAGTAGAAGGCTCTCTAGTTCTAGTATCTGCAGACGATCCGTCAATGTGGTCTTCTCAAAATGAGCAAGATAACAGATATTATGGAATGATGGCCTTAATTCCAGTAATTGAGCCTTATGATCCTCAAAGCGCCTACGACTTAATTATGAGCGCATTTGAGTTTAGTTCAGAAGTTAAGCATCCAGTTATTTTTAGGAGTAATACAAGAATAAATCATGTAAGATCCCAGGTTGATATGAAGGATATTAAACCTCCAGTCATGGGTAGACTATCGAAAAATCCTTCTAGATATGCATTAGTCCCTGAAAATGCTAGAAGGAATAGAAAAGAACAGTTGAGAAGATGGGAGATAATACAGAAGAAAGTAGAAGAGCTGAATTCAATAGAAGGAGATGGCAAAAAACTAGTAATTGCGTCTGGGATAGCATACGCGTTTGTTAAAGAAGTAGTTGAAAATTCAAAAGTGAAGATTCTAAAACTTTCAACTCCTTTTCCTATTCCTAAGGAACTTACTTTAAAGGCTCTTGAAGATTCAGAAGAAGTTCTAGTTGTAGAAGAGTTAGAACCAATAGTCGAGATGCAAGTTAAGGATCTAATGATGTCCGAAGGCATTATGTTAAAAATACATGGCAAAGATCTTGTAGATAGAACTGGAGAACTAACGTTAGAAAAAGTTAATTACGCAGTAGGTAAATTCCTTGGTAAGGAAGTTGATAAAATAGATGATATAGCATTTGATGTTGTTCCAAGACCTCCGGCTTTATGTCCAGGTTGTCCTCATAGGTCATCTTTTATAGATCTTAAAAAAGGTTTAGCCTTAGCGGGAATAAAAGATACATTTTTCTCCGGTGATATAGGATGTTATTCTCTTGGAGTTCTTCCACCTTTTAATGAACAGGACAGTTTAATAGAAATGGGAGGTAGTTTAGGGATAGCAAACGGGGTCTATAGAAGTACTGGAGTTATTCCTATAGCAATAATAGGAGATTCAACTTTCTTTCATACCGGATTACCAGGTTTAGCTAATGCAGTATATAATAAGACTCCTATGATTCTACTGGTCCTAGACAACAGATCTACTGCAATGACTGGACAACAACCAAGTCCTTCCAAATATATAGATATAGCCAATGTTGCAAAAGGAATGGGAATAGAGTATGTTAAGGCGTTTGATCCCTTTGATTATAATACTTCGACAAGAATAATTAAAGAAACTGCTGAATGGGTAAAGAAAAACTTGAAACCGGCAGTACTTATATCTAAGAGAGCGTGCGCACTAGACGCTTTAGATAAAATAGAGGATAGGTTGCCAGTAGCAGAAGTAGATATGAATAAATGTACCGGATGCACAATCTGCTATGATTATTTTACTTGTCCAGCCATCATTCCTTTACCTAATAAGAAAGCATCTATAGATCTCTCTCAATGTATAGGCTGTGGGGCTTGTGTTCCCATATGCCCATTTAAGGCAATATCAATGAAAGGAGACAAACCAAAAGGTTGGGATGACGCATGGCTAAGTTAA
- a CDS encoding NAD(P)-dependent malic enzyme, with the protein MSIELVKKYEGKIEIYPKIPVRSYTDFSLIYTPGVAEVSREIAKNKDKSFELTSRWNSVAIVTDGTRVLGLGNIGPEAAMPVMEGKAVLFKYLGGVDAFPLPINVRSADDFVKVVKSMEPSFGGINLEDIESPKCFYILETLQQSLDIPVWHDDQQGTAAAILAGLINSMILTNRTPEESKVVLFGAGAANIATARILSSYGFKLGNMIIIDSKGPIYSEREDVDHFMYHHRWKYDLAVKTNKFNAKEIEEAFKDADIVIAASSPGPDVIKKKWISLMKSNPIVFALANPVPEILPQDAIEAGAGIVATGRSDFPNQVNNSLVFPGVFRGVLDSRARKVTDEMTIAASETLAEYARSKGLRKDYIIPRMDEWEVYYKVASSVATKAVELGLARIKMSKEEFENIAKKRILRSRKIMSLIDSDNE; encoded by the coding sequence ATGAGCATAGAGTTAGTTAAAAAGTATGAAGGTAAGATTGAAATATACCCTAAGATTCCGGTACGTTCTTATACAGATTTTTCCCTGATTTATACTCCTGGAGTGGCAGAAGTTTCGAGAGAGATAGCAAAAAATAAGGATAAAAGTTTTGAGTTAACTAGTAGATGGAATTCAGTAGCAATAGTTACAGATGGAACGAGAGTCCTAGGTCTAGGAAATATAGGACCTGAAGCAGCTATGCCTGTTATGGAAGGGAAGGCAGTTTTATTCAAGTATTTGGGTGGAGTTGATGCGTTTCCATTGCCTATAAATGTTAGATCCGCGGATGATTTTGTAAAGGTAGTGAAATCCATGGAACCGTCTTTTGGAGGAATAAACTTAGAGGATATAGAAAGTCCTAAATGTTTTTATATTCTGGAGACTCTTCAGCAATCATTAGATATACCAGTATGGCATGATGATCAGCAGGGTACTGCAGCAGCAATATTGGCTGGATTAATAAACTCTATGATATTAACAAATAGAACTCCAGAAGAGTCTAAAGTAGTATTATTTGGCGCCGGAGCTGCAAACATTGCTACTGCAAGGATATTATCAAGTTATGGATTTAAACTTGGAAATATGATAATAATAGATTCTAAAGGTCCAATTTACTCTGAAAGGGAGGACGTTGATCATTTCATGTATCATCATAGATGGAAATACGATCTTGCTGTAAAGACCAATAAATTTAATGCTAAGGAAATTGAAGAGGCGTTTAAAGACGCTGATATAGTGATTGCAGCTTCTTCGCCTGGACCAGATGTTATTAAGAAAAAATGGATAAGTTTAATGAAGAGTAATCCAATAGTTTTTGCTTTGGCTAATCCTGTACCAGAAATCTTACCTCAAGACGCTATAGAGGCTGGAGCTGGAATTGTGGCAACTGGGAGAAGTGACTTTCCAAACCAAGTAAATAATTCATTAGTGTTTCCTGGAGTGTTTAGAGGAGTTTTAGATAGCAGAGCTAGGAAGGTAACTGATGAAATGACCATAGCTGCTTCAGAAACATTAGCGGAATACGCTAGAAGTAAAGGATTAAGGAAAGATTATATAATACCTAGAATGGACGAATGGGAAGTATATTACAAGGTGGCTTCTTCTGTTGCAACAAAGGCAGTAGAATTAGGATTAGCTAGAATTAAGATGAGTAAGGAAGAGTTCGAAAATATTGCTAAAAAAAGAATCCTAAGAAGTAGAAAAATAATGAGTCTTATTGATTCTGATAATGAATAA
- a CDS encoding indolepyruvate oxidoreductase subunit beta, which produces MAKLNILIAGVGGQGIITMGKMIANACEKEGIKVLVAETHGLAQRGGAVNIHVRIGDVYSPTIAKHGADCLIGLEANEILRNLDYANRNSIIVFNEYTLKPVLPKVRENSVEEIIKRLSNFRIFKINANNIASLVGDKRVVNSAILGFAYGLGIFKMIKEESFLTTLRGENNVKAFKLGLSEGLKVSDKVII; this is translated from the coding sequence ATGGCTAAGTTAAATATTCTAATAGCGGGTGTAGGAGGACAGGGAATAATAACAATGGGGAAAATGATAGCCAACGCTTGTGAAAAAGAAGGTATAAAAGTTCTTGTAGCTGAGACTCACGGATTAGCGCAAAGGGGAGGAGCTGTTAATATTCACGTTAGAATAGGCGACGTCTATTCTCCTACTATAGCTAAACATGGAGCAGATTGTTTGATAGGACTAGAAGCCAACGAAATTCTCAGGAATTTAGACTATGCAAACAGAAACTCAATCATCGTTTTTAACGAATATACTCTTAAACCCGTTCTTCCTAAAGTTAGGGAAAATAGCGTTGAAGAAATAATAAAGAGACTTTCCAACTTTAGAATTTTCAAAATTAATGCCAATAATATAGCATCTTTGGTAGGGGATAAGAGAGTAGTAAATTCTGCAATTTTAGGTTTCGCTTATGGTTTAGGAATATTTAAAATGATAAAGGAAGAAAGCTTTCTAACTACTCTTAGAGGCGAAAATAATGTAAAAGCTTTTAAGCTAGGTTTAAGCGAGGGATTGAAAGTTAGTGATAAAGTTATAATATAG
- a CDS encoding TA0938 family protein, with protein MKIQVNGSKAGDKENGCALCGATWGDYYEEIDGEKLFFCCDVCATEFKNMIEEIKRRTGWKKIDELSIEGNYYKGRNCVAKTEGREYKFYVKFGDDAEIETFKEIE; from the coding sequence ATGAAAATCCAGGTAAACGGGAGTAAGGCAGGAGATAAGGAAAATGGTTGTGCTTTATGCGGAGCAACTTGGGGAGATTATTATGAGGAGATCGATGGAGAGAAATTATTCTTTTGTTGTGATGTATGCGCTACAGAATTCAAGAATATGATTGAGGAAATAAAGAGAAGAACAGGATGGAAAAAGATCGACGAGTTATCAATAGAAGGTAATTACTATAAGGGAAGAAATTGTGTAGCTAAGACAGAGGGAAGAGAATACAAGTTCTACGTAAAATTTGGTGATGATGCTGAAATAGAGACCTTTAAGGAAATTGAATGA
- a CDS encoding PaaI family thioesterase — MEINQVENILKDNEYLFSFLDIKILKIENGYCEIMIPFKKEFTRLGNILHGGIIMTLLDYAGAMAVLSINKRRNQVTQELKINFLEPMKDGPFYSKGEVIKSNDDVAIVSIEFYDSKGKLGAKALGTWYMK, encoded by the coding sequence ATGGAAATAAACCAAGTCGAAAATATCCTTAAAGATAACGAATATTTATTTTCGTTTTTAGATATTAAAATTCTCAAAATAGAAAACGGCTATTGCGAAATTATGATACCATTTAAAAAGGAATTTACTAGGCTCGGAAATATACTTCACGGTGGAATAATAATGACTCTCCTAGACTATGCTGGCGCTATGGCAGTGCTAAGCATAAACAAGAGAAGAAATCAAGTTACTCAAGAGTTGAAAATTAATTTTTTAGAACCAATGAAGGACGGTCCATTTTACTCTAAGGGTGAAGTAATTAAAAGCAATGACGACGTAGCTATAGTATCAATAGAATTTTATGATTCAAAAGGTAAATTAGGAGCTAAAGCATTAGGTACGTGGTACATGAAATGA
- a CDS encoding Rieske (2Fe-2S) protein, producing MEDLRIITVPLKEVKDKGTVVVNKNGINVLIIYDKGNVYACDIRCPHMGYPLSKGTIRDGILICHWHHARFNLEDGGTFDLWADDLTTYETKIVNDKVIVNFKERDVKAHAVKRLRKGIDHDIDLVIAKSIIDLLNNGISLNDLAKEVSIHVLRDHEWNSGLNIFTIILNLLNYDLELEWKILGLLHGIKNVSSQIFERPKVIYPEPLENADNLKNWFRDFIEGREVNPARRAIISMRSEDGLDAMVASVTDHFFLDEGHILDHLNKETELLDKIGWDNSRLIFASLISQLANAMRHEEDPKWRIPDDLVSIINSEISKAQDMKIGKERLDQKEMDNLVNCLLQDDPKKPFECVTQAIASNVSPKYLSLALGLASAYREARFHTQNDFSDWETVHHQFVYSNALYRLFERKESFYLIRGIYHGVGNLYLTRFLNIPPARLPKERTSRNEEEIIKSLSEAIGSKRIEEASLDVYDYLVREFPEDTLIKTIIRSLFIEDVSFHTAQTVDAGISLFNALKGYDENYVPLIATVRYLSAHSPTNRRSKITVDVAIKLSKGEALYT from the coding sequence ATGGAAGATTTAAGAATCATAACTGTACCTCTGAAAGAGGTAAAAGATAAAGGAACGGTAGTGGTAAATAAAAACGGAATTAATGTCCTAATAATTTACGATAAGGGAAATGTATACGCATGCGATATAAGATGTCCACATATGGGATATCCATTATCTAAAGGAACAATAAGAGATGGGATACTTATTTGCCATTGGCATCATGCTAGATTTAATTTAGAGGACGGTGGAACATTCGATTTATGGGCAGACGATCTCACGACTTATGAAACTAAGATAGTTAACGATAAAGTAATAGTAAATTTTAAGGAAAGAGACGTTAAAGCTCATGCAGTTAAAAGATTAAGAAAAGGAATAGATCATGATATAGATCTTGTTATAGCAAAATCTATTATAGACTTATTAAATAATGGAATTTCTTTAAATGACTTAGCTAAAGAAGTTTCTATTCACGTACTTAGAGATCATGAATGGAATAGCGGTCTAAATATTTTTACAATAATACTTAATTTGCTTAATTATGACCTTGAATTAGAATGGAAGATCTTGGGCCTTTTACATGGTATTAAAAACGTCTCTTCACAAATTTTCGAAAGGCCAAAAGTAATCTATCCAGAACCATTAGAAAATGCTGATAATTTAAAAAACTGGTTTAGAGATTTTATAGAAGGAAGGGAAGTTAATCCTGCTAGAAGAGCAATAATTAGCATGAGAAGCGAAGATGGACTTGACGCCATGGTAGCGTCAGTTACTGATCACTTTTTCTTAGACGAAGGACATATATTAGATCATTTAAATAAGGAAACTGAATTGTTAGATAAGATAGGATGGGATAATTCCAGGTTAATTTTTGCATCTTTAATTAGTCAATTGGCTAATGCTATGAGACATGAAGAAGATCCAAAATGGAGGATACCGGACGATCTTGTGAGTATAATAAACAGTGAAATAAGTAAAGCACAGGACATGAAAATAGGGAAAGAAAGGCTCGATCAAAAGGAGATGGATAATCTTGTAAATTGTTTATTGCAAGACGATCCAAAGAAACCCTTTGAATGTGTAACTCAAGCTATCGCCTCTAACGTTTCCCCTAAATATTTATCCTTAGCCTTGGGTTTAGCTTCCGCATATAGAGAAGCTAGATTTCATACTCAAAATGATTTCTCAGATTGGGAAACAGTACATCATCAATTCGTATATTCTAACGCTTTATATAGACTCTTTGAGAGAAAAGAGAGTTTTTACCTGATTAGAGGAATTTATCATGGTGTAGGAAATCTTTACTTAACAAGGTTTCTCAATATTCCTCCAGCAAGACTCCCTAAGGAAAGGACGTCAAGAAATGAAGAAGAAATAATAAAATCGCTGAGTGAAGCTATAGGTTCTAAAAGAATCGAAGAGGCATCTCTAGATGTTTATGATTATTTAGTTAGAGAATTCCCAGAAGATACGCTAATAAAAACCATTATTAGGTCTTTATTTATAGAAGATGTTAGTTTTCATACTGCTCAGACAGTGGATGCTGGAATATCGTTATTTAATGCCCTAAAAGGATACGATGAGAATTACGTTCCCCTAATAGCTACAGTAAGATATTTATCAGCACATAGTCCTACTAATAGGAGGAGTAAGATAACTGTAGACGTAGCTATAAAACTATCTAAAGGTGAGGCTTTATATACGTAG